From Cervus elaphus chromosome 10, mCerEla1.1, whole genome shotgun sequence:
gcagtccacggggtcgctaagagtcagacacgactgagcgacttcactttcactttccagtttcatgcactggagaaggaaatgggaacccactccagtgttcttgcctggagaatcccagggacgggggagcctggtgggctgcggtctatggggccgcacagagtcagacacgactgaagcgacttagcagcagcagcagcttttgtGGAACTTATAGTTTAATTATTCCTTTGTAGTTAGCACATTGCATAAGCTTACCGCCTACTTTGTAAAGTTGCAGTTTGTTTCATTGGACCTAAAGCTGCACCTTTTACGGATGCCCTTGGTTTAGATACGCTCTTCTTTGATGAACAAGCTTTTTTCACTTGAATTTTAATTCATTGATTAATTCaactaatgtttattgagtagtGACTATATAATAGAATGTCTGCTGGAGGCTAGAGTTTATTTAGgaatttaaaagcttaaaaagaaTTCCATGAATCTACCAGCCATTGAGGGACTAGAGTATTCCCTAAACCTCTGAAGTTTCCCATTCCTGTGGCCCTGTGCCTTCCCAGGGATAACCAGTATTCTAGATTTTGTGTTTATCATTCCCTTGCCTttcaatgtatgtatttttacCACATACAGGTATTGATATATGTAATTTTTCCGTGATTTCAAAATAGTGGTAGGTTTTAAGAAAGTGAATTCAGAATACTGCTTTTGTTCAGTGGtcatagtttttaaagaaaaaccttCATAATCCttataaaataggtaattttgagtttcagaacttttttttcatgtttccatCATACACCATCTTATACACTCCTAAGTCACTTACTTAGAACTTTGTACTAGCCCTTGTCATATCCTGTGTCTGTCCCTGAATGCAGGACACTCGAGCAGGAagcatttctttgctttcttctaaaTTTGCAACTCAGGCGGCTAATTTGCCTAGTGGCTtaatttttaatggctgggtgTATGGAAGAGTACCCGTAATCTCTGAATCAAATTCAAAGATGCCAGGACAATCTGATGTAATATTATTTTATCATGGTTCACTTTCATTTAAGGAGCAATATTGGTCTCCTAATTTATTGTACTTATTGCACATAACCAGGCTTCCTAGTGAGTCTTTTACTTAAAATAGCTTAACTAagcttattcatttttaaatactaaatttAAGTGTATCCACTAGATGTCAGCCTTAGGAAAGGTGTATCGTACTATGTGTAGAATCACAGCCAGAAGAAATGTGAGAGGTTCAGTCTGGGTAGTAAACTGACCTGTGTAAAGTCACATATTTTGTGATAAAATCAGAACTAGACATCAAAATCCCCCAATTTTCATTCCATTCTTTATGTCACATAAACAAAGTTATTGGCCTTTTGTTTAAGGCCAATAACTTAACTCCCTGTAATCGTTAGactaataaaatatattgatcTTGACATGTGCTTGTGAGATTTTAGTACTACTATAATGATACTGTAGCTGCGCACCCAGAAACACCTAGAATCCTGCTTCTTGCTCTGCCCTTGcactgcagggaacacaggttcaacccctggtcagggaactaagatcccacgtgccttgtaGTGtggttaaaaagttaaaaaagaagagaaaatgtcacAATGGTGGTTTCTAGGAGCTAAGGGGAAGGAGACATGGAGAATTGTTTAATGGTTatgaaatttcagtttttcaggACTAAAGATTTCTGAAGATCGGTTGCATAACAATGTAAAATATACTTAACACTCTGAACTGCACACTTGAAAAGTTTTAGATggtattaatacattttatattacgtgtcttttaccacaatttaaaaaaaaatatcaaaaagctAGTTCAAggcaaacaataataaaatatcaaaggATCTTGCATTCAGATTGCTTGCTAAAAGGGTCTTTAAAGTTTCACTACATGTTGAAGAGTCCAAGACTGACTTTTTTACTATGTGTGATATTTGTGCATAAGAGACCAGACAAAACTCAAATCAATATACCAatgatttttgttaaaaaaaaaaacaaaaactttgtgATGacaaaaagattagaaaataaatgtacatttacaCAATTTTTTAGAAAGTAACACAGAGTGTAGATTCCGAGAGACTGGTGCACAGATTCACTGGGTATATAAAACAGcgacaaaaagaaatgaattctttGCTCATTCTAGGAATTAGTGGCCAGTTGGAATTAGAATAGAAATTGCTTTAATTATAACATACAAATAACTGTAATtacttttttcctattaaattttTCCACCATTTACAGGTATGTAGTGGTGGTGTTCTGTATGAAGTTATTTAAATGACCTTTCCACTATAAATCTTTGGATAATAAAGACCTCTTTCAGTTCTGTCCTCCATGCAGATGACTTCCAACTCCATCTGCGGGTCAGAGCAATGTAAGTTTTCCAAATGCCCCTGGACATTTTACTTCAAATGTTTCTCTGTTAATTCATATTCAACATGAAAAAGTCAAACCTGTCATTGCCCTTCTAAATATTACTTTTGCTCTTCTTGATGTCAACGTACACACCACACCAACTTAAATGAAAATACTGGTGTCATTCTGTCTTCTTCCGTTTGCTCACCTGTCATTTAATGTGTCCAAGCCCTGCTGACTTGtcttttgaaggctgtctttcatCTGCACTCCCTTTTTCTTCCCTCCAAGTTTCATTCCTTCTGGCCCTTGCCCCTCATGCCTAGGTGAGCACAATAAACTTCTCTTTTGCCTCCTCACTTGTTCAATTTTTTCCTGTTCTAATTCTACCCAAATACACCTCTGTTaatctttttcattattgttgtttatgtggatgtttttgttttttggcagtgacacatagcacatgggatctcagttgcctgaccagggatagaacacatGCCCTTTgcatggaagctcagagtcttaaccactagaccaccaggtaagtccccaaCGCTATCTTTTAATGCAGCTCTGCTTCAGCCAAAACACTATATTCATTCTTCCGcaaacttgcttttcttttcctgtctcttgGTTTTTACACCATTATCTCATGTTTTCTACCTCTCAAAATCCTATTCAGACCCCAAAGCCGCCTTTCTTACGAGTGCAAGACTAAGTGTGGAACACGTTTTTGCTTACATCCTGCAGAAGGCAATTTTCCACACATGTAAACCCAGAAGTAACATAGCAGGATACTTCTTAATTATATAATCATGACTCAtgtgctcagttttcattccaatcccaaagaaaggaaatgccaaagaatgttcaaactaccgcacaaccgCACTCATTGCACACGTGGACGGatgagcctggtagactgcagtccatggggtcgctaagagtcagacacgactgagcgacttcactttcccttttcactttcatgcattggagaaggaaatggcaacccactccagggttcttgcctggagaatcccagggacgggggagcctggtgggctgccgtctacggggtcgcacagagtcagcaAGGGAGATGAGAACGATTAATCTCTTTTGGTGGTGTCTTCACTGCCCGAAAGCAACCAAGGCTCAGGAAACCTCAGTTTCTCTATCAGAGGAAAGGCAAGACTCTGGGTGTATCTCACAGCCTTGTGGTCTGATATCAGCCTCAGAGCAGGCGTCAGGGGCCTTGCTTTCCTCAGTGTCCTTCCCATAAAACATCCTTCATGGCTCTCAGCTTGCCCACAACCCATTTGCCATCCTTCTGGGTAGGTCCCCCTCCCTAGTCCCCACCTGTGAGCAAAGGGgcaaaagacactttctccttggaagaaaagctatgacaaatctagacgtCATTGATGTCTCATcgaaagtagagacattactttgccaacaaaggtccatctagtcaaagctatggtatttccagtagtcatgtatgaatgtgagagttggactataaagaaagctgagcaccaaagaattgatgcttttgaactgtggtgttgaagactcttgagagtcccttggactataaggagatcaaatcagtcaatcctaaaggaaatcaactctgaatattctttggaaggactgatcctgaagctgaagctccaatactttggccaccagatgctaagaaatgactcactggaaaagtccctgatgctgggaaagacggaaggcaggaggagaagaggatgacagaggatgagatggttggatggcatcaccgactcaacggacatgagtttaagcaagctctgggagttggtgatggacaggaaagcctggcatgctgcagtccatggggtcacaaagactcagacatgactgagcgactgaactgaactgcactttcccaatttggaaccagttcattgtttcatgtgcggttctaactgttgcctttgGGGAATTCAGCTTACCCTAGGGCAAGCAGACCTGTAACTAGATATGGCATTATTGTGTTGATATTGAGATGGGGTGCACAGAAGGAACAGCTATGGGGGCCAGAGGAAGGACAGAAGACTCTGAAAACCAGAGACCCAGtgtggaagacagaggaatcagggTATAGCTGGGCCTGATTCTGGAAAGGGTGGGCCCCAAGCCCAGGGGCTTAGCTTCTAAGTCTGAGAAGAGCAGACGTGTCTGAAGTAGATGTATGTCCCCTCACAATGACAAGACTTCAAGGTAAGGTCTGGGGCCTTCCAGCCCTGAACTTTCAGAAGGACGCGGCCAGGGTCCGGTAAGACCCCACTGGTAGAGGTTGGGGACAATACGCTGAACCCTGATTGACCCCAAACTCCTGATTCTGCCTCCCGCAGGTTCGTGACTCCTAGAGTCAGTGGAAGCCGGAAGTTTCGGGCTTGGGGGGTCAGGGCTACGGGCCCGACCCATGGCGCCTAAGAAGAAGGGGCTGCGCGCCGGGCGCCAGGGGGGCCGCGGCGGGAGAGGGCGCCGAGCCGCCGCTGTCGGAGCGCCGTCAGTACCTGCATCGGCAGCACAAGGAGCGCTCTGAGGAACTGCAGGCCTGCAGGCAGCGCTTGGAACAAGTGAGGGCTGACAACCGTTTGGTTGACAGCGAGGCGGCGCGCCTGCGCGAAGGGAACCTGTTTTCCGTCACCTACCGGAGCAGGGGCGCGCAGCGCTGCGCCAACTCCGCCCATAGGCGTGATCGGGAGGGCGGCGTGGACCTGCCGCAGATTTACAGGCAGCGCGCAGAGCTGACTTCAATCTACCGCGCCCGTGAGGACGGGCTGCGCGCGCAGCTGGTGGACGTGCAGGCGCGCGCGGCGCAGTTGGAGCAGCAGGAGCAGAAGCTGCAGCTCGGCATAGTCAGTGCGCGCGCGCCCGCGGGCGGGCCGGGCTGGGGCCGGGCGAGGTGGGTGCGCGCCGCGGACCGGTGCTGACCCGTGCCCCGCCCGCAGGAGCTGCAGCGGCAGCAGCTGGCCCAGACCCGGGCTCTGCGGCGGGATCTGCTGAAAATGGGTGTGGAGGACAGGCAGCAACTCCACTGCGCGAGGCAGCGCTGGAGCGCCAGGCGCGCCAGCAGGAGGCGGTGGGCGCGCTCCGGGCGCGCATCCAAGCCACATCCATCCGGGCGGACCGCGGACCCCTGCGGCCGGAGTTGCCGCCGTCCCACCGGGCCCAGGCGCTGCGGAACCAGCCGCGCCAGCTGCCGGACCGCGGCGAGCTGGAGGACACGCGGGGCCTGGCGTGCGTGCTCGGAGGCGCGTCCTTGGCCCGTTTGGGCCGATACGAGCGATCAGATGCGGGCTCCAAGCTCCCGCCCTTGCGGGTGTCCCACCGCCCTGCCAGGGTAAGTGTATCCGGCCCGGGGTCCGGGGTCGCGTCCTTTACACCGTCCCGACCGGACTCTGAGGGTTACACTTCTAAAGTTGCTTACACGatccccaccctccctgggaAGCTCGTCCGCAGGTCTTATAGCCCATCACCACCGGCCCCGGTGGACAGCGACCAAGATGAAGCCGCCTCGGGAGAGCCCGAACCTACCTCGAGGAAGGCTAGTGAGGCCAGAAGGCGGCGGGGAAAAAAGTCCACTTTCCCTGCTAAATAAAGGCGTGACTCCTTCCTCCACTCTCCGCTCtggctgtgggtttttcataaatGCCCTTGATTAAGTTGAGGAAGTTCTCTTCTGTTCCTGGTTTGTTGAGTGTTCTTACCATGGAAGGGTGTTAGACTTGATCAAATGCTTTATCTGCACATGTACAGTTGTTCTCGGAGGTACAGAActtgataacaacaacaaaaacagtagcAATACTGTACCGCACTGAGAGCTGAGAACCACTACTGTGGTCTCTCCTGACCCCAACTGCTCCCCTTGCCCCCCGGGATCCTAAAGCCCCCGAGAGCCCCCCTCTGGCTACAGATGGGCCGGTATCATCTGCCTTTtttggagagagaagagagaggggctTGCAGCTGCCCAGGTGTGAGCATCGGACAGGTGTCTGAGATGGGAGGGTCCTCGCTGCTGCCCCTGATCAGTTGTAGTGTGGGCAGGGGCTTCTCCTGCAGACCTTGAGTTCTCTGCCCTTGATTCTCAGAGCAGCGACGGGTGAGTGAGCCCTGGAGCCCGCAGGGACCCTGGGGCCCTGGAGGCGGAGGCTGAGAGGTGGAGGCCGCGAGGGGGAGGCCGGGAGGGGGAGGCTGAGAGGTAGAGGCTGGAGGGGGAGGCTGAGAGGTAGAGGCTGGGAAGGGGAGGCTGGGAGCGGGAGACTGGGAAGTCGAGGCTGGAGGTGGAGATTaggagagggaggctgggaaggggaGGCTAGGGCTCAGCCACCTCATCAGACCACAGTTGGTGCCTGGCAAGCATCTGGGACAGAGTGGCTCCTAAACTCCtattttgaaagaatgaatggatgaatgagtccATGAGTGGGACGATCCTGAGACTACCAGAATAGCAGCAGGGACAGGGGCCCCAGTCCCAGGTTGTGAAGGACAGACAGATCTCAGGTCCATCTCATGGGAAGCAGAGCATCTTCAGGAGACAGAACTGTCCTGAGCAAATTCAGACTCTGGGTGGCCTCACCTTGGGCCCTTCCCTTTTGCACAGGCACACATGCAGAGTGAGCAGACCTGCAGATGCAGACACATGAGGGTCTGTGCCCCTCTGGGTCTCCCAGTCCTTCCCCATCACCTCCAGAGCTGACCTACCCTGGGTTCCCCTCCCTGCATCCCAGGTCCAGCTCCTCCCTCAAGGGGCTCACAGTCTAATGAGAGCAAACACCACCACCTGGACCTCCACGTCAGCTGGTACCCTCCGTATAGACATtgagcccagggtgggggtgtTGCTGGGAGAGCCTGGGGTCCTGGGGGAGATTGGAGGGGCAGCTGGGAGGTCTAGAAGAGCCTGGGGGATCCTGGGCTCCTAGAGGGGCATGACTGTTTCTAGCTCAACCAGCTCTGAGGGCACACCTGGGGGTGTAGACCCCCGGCTCCGCCGGCCCGTGCAGTGGAGCGGGGAGTGCCAGAGCAGTGTGAATCTCTGCTCCTACCAGGTAGACTGATGTGCGCACCTGCTCGGCGACAATGACTCATTGCTATTGTGCCGTTTTCTGAAAGGCACTAATCCATTCCCTGATAACTAGGGGGAGCCGCTACTGGCAGCAACAAAGacgcagggcagccaaaaataaacaaataagtacaAAGAGAGGGTATGTTCATGAGCTCAGAAGTGCCTCCAAAATCTCTGTCAGACACTAAAAGTAGCGATCACCAAGCGATAGGACCTGTGCAGACAGCAGAGCTTCAGGTGCCGTCATCCTCCTCCGCGTTTGCGCTGAGCGTAACCCCTGTAATCGCGGCACTGGTCTTGCAGCTCCGCCTCGTCTGGGGCTGATCCCCGAGGCTCTGTCGTCTGAGTACGCCTCCCGTCTGCAACCTCCCTGTCCCCTCGTTTCAAAAACCATCTCCAGTGTGGCTAAGCTTCATCCTTTGCAGGTGGATTTATCTTATGGTAAGAGTCTGGTGCTAATCAAGAGCAACCTCGAAGCCCCTTGAGGACCTATGTCTTATTTTCTGGTGACTTCTCTCTTTTATTCTGATAGCCTTGGAATGGAACCTGGGAAATCATTGGCTGTCTACACAAGCTTGTAAAAACTGTTGCTGATTTCGAAACGTGCACAACATGGGGGTTGCAAGctcaggtttatttatttatgttttaattgaagcataattgctttgTAATATTGTGTTGCTTTCCGCCACACGGCAGCGTACATCAGTCGTAAGCATAcgtgtgtcttctctctcttgaacctccctcccacccctgccccttccacccctctaggttttcaCAGAGCACCGGCTTGAGCAGCCTGTGctaacagcagcttcccactagctagctattttacacgtgCGAgttatgtttcaatgctactctctcaattcattctaccctctccttcccccgctgtgtccgcAAGCCTATACAACTGCAGTTCTGTTTGGGGCAAAAGGAAGACTGAATCCTGGAGATAGCATTTCAGATAGCTAGAGAAACTGCTCCGAAGAAGTAGGGTATATAGAAGTCTTGCAAGAAGGACGGGTAGTTGGGAGCACCACAAGACTGCTGATGTTGAATAAGCCAGGtttcccaagttaaggaattcagcCTTTTTCTCTGTAAGGGAAGATTCCGAGTCTGGACTCACTGAGACCATTCCTTGGTTATGCACCTCAGCTAACCGGAGCCAGGATCCTGCATCTCCAcaccctgagtttcctcagggcgtGGCCACAGGCTGACAGCTGCTATGCCTAGCACCTCAGTCCTGTCAGACCcttggtgaccctgtggactgagtccccaggcccctctgtccgtgggattctcaggcgggaatgctggagtgggtggctgttccctcctccagggggtcttcctgacccggggatcacacccaggtcttccgcatcgCGGGCGGACTCTGTACCATCCGCGCCCTCAGGGAGGccgaagaacactggagtgggtggctgttccttctccaggggatcttcccgacccaggggtgggaccagggtctcctgcatcgcaggcggattctctacccgCTGAGGCACCGGGGAGCCCCTGCCAGCTGCTGGATTACAGGTTTTCTTTTCAGCCCTGCGTTTCCTCGGGGCTGATCGGCTCGTGTTGAATGAAGGGCTGCGATTGCTGACTGCGGGGCATCCTCTGATGTGGCAGGAGGGAGGACTATTCCGTCTCTCACCGTCACAGTGCAAAGTCATGGATCTGACCGGCTGTGACGGCCCTGTGTGACTGCACAGTGAAGTGACTCGGAAGGAGAAAGGTCAAATACCCGCTTCCTTACCTGCCAGCCCCTGACTTGGGACCACTCGGCATTTTAGGTTTCGTAATCTCTGGGATTTTTCCCATCTGGACCACCTCATGCTGCTGTTGTGAAGGATCATGTTAGATGAAACGTCTTAAATGATTTGTATGGTTCATGCAATATTCCAAGAGCTCGGTAATTGGCAGTTACTGTGACTTGCTTTGAAGAGAGTCACAGACAGGAGTTATAAAATGTCCTGGGCAGGTATCCCTGCAGTAGAGAAGACGGATCAGGCAAGACTCATTCTTTTCTAGTGGGATACAAGTGACATATATGTCAAACCAtttattagtttcaggggtacagagTAACACTTCTATAGGTGTGTGTACTGAGAAATAATCACCACATAAGTGTATTtagcatccatcaccatacatagcTACAACTGTTTCCTTGTCATGAGatcttcaaaaaattattttaaaatgttaaactggagaataattgttGGTCTCTGCGATGCGACCATGCCTCAGTGGGAAGTGTGTGTCTATCCCTCCCTGCTGAGCCTCCCTCCCGctccgcaccccaccccccaggtcaTCATGagccctgggctgagctcccGGGCTGGGCGGCGCGTTTCCGCTAGCTTTCTGATTTACCCGGGGTACTGCAAGTATCAGCACTACACTCCCtcttctcactctctcctcccactGGGACCACCATCCTTATTCTGCCCTGCCCACAGCCCCGTCTTTCTGTCTGCCTCCCTATTTTACaactgaaaatttgtaccttttgactccctTCTCCCGTTTCACCCGCCTCTGGCAACCACcggtctgttctctgtatctctgagttCAGTTTGTTCCCCAGAGAGGCAGCAGTGTGCAGTGGCACGAAGCAAGACCTTAAATCCCTGccctggaattgaacctgggGCGCCTGGATGAGAAGCgggaatcctagccaccagaccagacagggctagaggctagaagctatTTTCCCTGGACCTTTGCCCTCAGTGAGAAATGTATCTCTCGCAGAGTTAAAAGCTGTAAATGCAGGTGTGAGGTTTTTTATTAGAGACACAGCAGACCCACAAGTGGGGGAGCATGCAGAGAAATGGCTTGCTTACTTAGGGCAGAAGTAGGGCGGCGATGCACACGCAGAGGGAAAGGGTGTGGGCGTCCCTCCTGGAGAGGAGGGGTGCGGGAAAGAGGCGGTTCCGTCATTTATATGGGGCACTTCGTCTGGGTCTTTGTTTACCCTCAGGCAATtacctggtttctttttccagacCTGACCTACGCTAGGACCCTCCCTGACATGCaggcccatttttttttcccaagatggattccagcccgGAGGTCTATGGGGGGCATCACCTGCTCTGGGGTGGTGCCCCCTCGTTTTTCACCACCAGGGAGCCTGTGTGTGCAATGTCTCCTCTGTCCCAAGGATGGGAAGTGAGTGACCTCCTGGTCCTCTAGTCAGACAGGGCTCAGTCTTCTCTGTCCCTGCCGTGACTGTCATCTTCAGGGGTCCACAGCAGACAAAGCCTGACTGGTTGCCCTGTTTCAGCTGTGACTTCCATTTCGGAGAGCAAATAGTAGGTTGGCTGCATATATCTAACCTGGAGCTACCTATCTCCTGTTTtaggaaatgcaaacaggaggctaGTTGTAAGTGTCCAGCCTGAAGCCCACCTTTTTCTTGCCCCGAGAAATGTAAATGGGAAACCAGTTGTAAATGCCTAGCctggggcccatctatctcctgcttcaagtgttttttcttcccttttttttttagattccacaaatggGTGAGAGCAGccagtatttatctttgtctgtctggcttattttcctAGGGTAACGTCCTCAAGGcccatccatattgtcacaaatgacaggtttccttgcttttttggctggatagtattccattgtatatatgcatggcttatatataccatattttctttacttatttacCCATTGGAGAGATTCATTTTTTATGTGTAGTTTTTGAAATAAGTTTCACTAAGTATGAGTGAAACTATTGTTCCTCCATTGTTTACCTTTCTAGGTGACTCCTCCGATTCATTTGATTATATTCTGGAATCAGCTTGTTGAAAAATCAGCTTCTTTCTGTTCTAGCAACACTGTGGTCCTATATGATTTATTTTCAGTCTTATGTAAGCAAGAAGTGGGCATCCCCTGCTAAAAGAAGAATCTTTAGAAAGATTTGAGATCTTCTCGTTGCCCTAACGTATACTGTATGTTTCATGGCTTTTAGTGACAAATAGAAGTTTGTTGGCTTGACgttggtttttcttttccatcttattGTTCCTTAAAAGTCCTGTTGTGTGCAGAATAGGACCAAAATATCAACGTATTTTTAGTGATGGTGCAGTGCCATTGGGGGCGGATGCTCTACCAGTCTTTCCTAATACCTGGTCATGTTGAAATGCAGGTCTCTGTATGTAGGCACAATTCTGCAATCACTAATAAGTAAATGTTAGGTAGTCAGAATAGGAAAAAgcagtccagaatggcggtggctaaaagacaaggaagggaaaagcctgtgaaaatagaacaaaggaaggtctgaggaccagagtgaggacctcaggtgaaacaagcagccctcctggctggcccagtttacatagtgcaggcccaggggaggagaaaaaaacatagaaaaagagGGGCCAAAATTGGGTggggggcttctcttctcttctgtctttttgGGTTGGCCTGCTctcatgcctcgaggatgtattttccctttctttctaaataaaactccATTCAAGGGCTATAATGCTGTTCCACCGCTTCAAATTTTGGTTGCAAttagacagaaccgaggaaattacaaactcccccgaCATCAATATTCACGTTGTTGTTCTGAGTTTAGTCCTCTATGCTTTACAAAGGCCTTATTGATGAAATGCTGTCCTGACACAGAATTAggcacaaaagaagaaaagtgactaGGTATGGTagatggaggaaaggagaaaagagtctGGGCTTGATTAGCCTGTAAGCGGCTAGTTAGTCATTTTAGGGAATTGATGTGTGGTTAACTCTGTCTTTAAAAAGAGTTCTAGAGGTGATGTCAAAATTCAAGTGTTGTCTGTAGAGGCAAATGTAAAGGGGGAAGCATGGTTCTAGATCTTAGAGGCAGGGTGATGCAGTGCAGCTTGCCACCAAGACTCACCAGATAAATAACATTCACATGCCAGACACACCCCCTTAGGCTTATCAAAGCCCTAAACATTTTTCTTCCCACTGGAGCCATTTCTACTAGAGAAAGCATTTCTGAACACAAATATGAGCAAGAGATAGATATTTATGCAGAAAACCCTTCCTTAAATATAAAAGGAAGGGTTGCAAGTTCCATCATTTGCAAGCCTCACGTGTTGTTTCCAGCCACAGATGACCTGTGAGGGTCTTGCAGTGGGTGGCAATGTCACAGGTGACATCTGCAGCTGTGATGTCAGACCTGTCTGTGTGCTGAGAACAGGGAAGCTAAGGAGTCACGCTTCTCATTGCTTAACTGTGTGATGTTGAAAAGaccacttaacttctctggatTATACTTTGTATATTTAAATGTAGAGACAGTCATCATCTTAGGCTGCTTTGCAGAATCATTGATAAAATGTCTAATCAATGTATGTGAAAGCACTCTAAAGCAAAGAGAGCA
This genomic window contains:
- the LOC122702153 gene encoding coiled-coil domain-containing protein 166-like isoform X1; the encoded protein is MAPKKKGLRAEPPLSERRQYLHRQHKERSEELQACRQRLEQVRADNRLVDSEAARLREGNLFSVTYRSRGAQRCANSAHRRDREGGVDLPQIYRQRAELTSIYRAREDGLRAQLVDVQARAAQLEQQEQKLQLGIVRAAAAAAGPDPGSAAGSAENGCGGQAATPLREAALERQARQQEAVGALRARIQATSIRADRGPLRPELPPSHRAQALRNQPRQLPDRGELEDTRGLACVLGGASLARLGRYERSDAGSKLPPLRVSHRPARVSVSGPGSGVASFTPSRPDSEGYTSKVAYTIPTLPGKLVRRSYSPSPPAPVDSDQDEAASGEPEPTSRKASEARRRRGKKSTFPAK
- the LOC122702153 gene encoding coiled-coil domain-containing protein 166-like isoform X4, with translation MAPKKKGLRAEPPLSERRQYLHRQHKERSEELQACRQRLEQVRADNRLVDSEAARLREGNLFSVTYRSRGAQRCANSAHRRDREGGVDLPQIYRQRAELTSIYRAREDGLRAQLVDVQARAAQLEQQEQKLQLGIVRAAAAAAGPDPGSAAGSAENGCGGQAATPLREAALERQARQQEAVGALRARIQATSIRADRGPLRPELPPSHRAQALRNQPRQLPDRGELEDTRGLACVLGGASLARLGRYERSDAGSKLPPLRVSHRPARLVRRSYSPSPPAPVDSDQDEAASGEPEPTSRKASEARRRRGKKSTFPAK
- the LOC122702153 gene encoding coiled-coil domain-containing protein 166-like isoform X3, yielding MAPKKKGLRAEPPLSERRQYLHRQHKERSEELQACRQRLEQVRADNRLVDSEAARLREGNLFSVTYRSRGAQRCANSAHRRDREGGVDLPQIYRQRAELTSIYRAREDGLRAQLVDVQARAAQLEQQEQKLQLGIELQRQQLAQTRALRRDLLKMGVEDRQQLHCARQRWSARRASRRRWARSGRASKPHPSGRTADPCGRSCRRPTGPRRCGTSRASCRTAASWRTRGAWRACSEARPWPVWADTSDQMRAPSSRPCGCPTALPGSSAGLIAHHHRPRWTATKMKPPRESPNLPRGRLVRPEGGGEKSPLSLLNKGVTPSSTLRSGCGFFINALD
- the LOC122702153 gene encoding coiled-coil domain-containing protein 166-like isoform X2, which gives rise to MAPKKKGLRAEPPLSERRQYLHRQHKERSEELQACRQRLEQVRADNRLVDSEAARLREGNLFSVTYRSRGAQRCANSAHRRDREGGVDLPQIYRQRAELTSIYRAREDGLRAQLVDVQARAAQLEQQEQKLQLGIVRAAAAAAGPDPGSAAGSAENGCGGQAATPLREAALERQARQQEAVGALRARIQATSIRADRGPLRPELPPSHRAQALRNQPRQLPDRGELEDTRGLACVLGGASLARLGRYERSDAGSKLPPLRVSHRPARVSVSGPGSGVASFTPSRPDSEGYTSKVAYTIPTLPGKLVRRSYSPSPPAPVDSDQDEAASGEPEPTSRKASEARRRRGKKSTFPAK